From the genome of Mucispirillum schaedleri ASF457:
AGAAGAATATGAAGATGAAATTACAGAAAAGGATTACTGGCCTCCGTCCCGTCTTGCAAAGGCAGAAGACGGTATTGTTGGCGAAAAAGTAGACCTGCCTGCTGGAAAACTGGGACAGGGCTTTGTAGAAGCACCAATGTTTTCTGACGGGTTTGATAATGAGCCAAAATCTCAGGCAGTTGTGCATTCAAGAAATACTGAAAGAGAAGAAGATGATTTGCCAGCAGAAGATATTCCTTTAATGCAGAAAGTATCTGATGATAATATGCCGCATATAGAAAATAGTGGAAGCAGTATAGTTTTAAATGATGAATTTATTCCTAATCCTGAAATGTCGCCATTAATCAGTGAAAGTGAGCTTGCAGCACTGAAAAATGAACTTACATCATATAAAGAGCAGATTGAAAGCTATAAAGCACATGCAGAAGAAATGGAAGCATTAAAGCTGACTGTTGAAAAAGCATTAATGGAGCGGGATAAACAGCTTGATACAGCTAATGCAGAGCTTGAAACATTAAAAAATACAATGCCTGAGCAGCTTGCAGCAGCAAAAGAAGAAGGCAGGCAGGAAGGATTTGAGCAGGCTCGTGTAGAGTTTGAAAAACAATATGAAGCAGAAAAATCTGATTATATGGCAAAACTTGATGTATTTTATCAAGATGCACTTTCAAAAATAGAAGAAGTAAAATCAGCAGTTGATGCAATAGATGAGCAGATACCTGCAACAGTTATAGGTTTTGTAAAAACATTGATAGGGCAGGAAAGAAAAATAAATGACAGTTTTGCACTAAATATTATAAAGCAGAATTTATCAAGATTACATGAGTTTAGAGATATAAAATTTAAAGTAAATCCAGAAGATGTGGAAATAACTAAGGCAGGGCTTCCTGATTATGAAGTGATAGGGGATGTTTCTGTTGCAAAAGGAGCAGTTATTGTTGATTCTAAATCTGGCGAAATTGCTTTAAATGTAGATACTATGATTAATGATTTGGAAAAAGAAATAAATGCGCAACTTACAGCTGCTAAAAGCAGTCAAACCTAAAACTAAAATAATACTTACAGGCAGAGTTACTAAAATCGCGGGGCTTGTAGTAGAAGCTGATGGACCATTAATAAGTATTGGCAGCCGCTGCACTATTAGAACTGTTACAGGCACAGATATATATGCTGAAATCATAGGCTTTCGTGATGACAGAGTTGTGCTTATGCCTTATGGTGAAAATGAGGGTATTGCACCCGGAAGTATTGTAAGTGAAGTAAGCGACGGCAATAAAGTATTTGTAGGTGAAAGCCTTTTAGGCAGAGTTCTTGACGGATTTGGAAACCCTATGGATGGAAAAGGTCCCTTAATAGATGTGCATCCTGTTCCTATTAGTGCTGCACCGCCGCCGCCATTATTAAGGCGTGTTATTAAAACACCAATATCTACGGGGGTAAAAGCAATAGATGGTCTTTTAACATCAGGCAGCGGTCAGCGTGTTGGTATATTTGCAGGTTCTGGTGTTGGTAAAAGTGTGCTTTTAGGTATGATAGCAAGAAATACAAGTGCACAGGTAAATGTTATTGCATTAATTGGTGAACGGGGCAGAGAAGTAAGAGAGTTTATAGAGAGAGATTTAGGGGAAGAGGGTTTAAAACGAAGTGTTGTAGTTGTTGCAACCAGTGACCAGTCTGCCTTGGTGAGAAGACTTGGAGCATTTGTATCTACTGCAATAGCAGAATATTTTAGAGATAAAGGCAAAGAAGTTATGCTTATGATGGATAGTGTAACCCGCTTTGCTATGGCTCAAAGGGAGATAGGCTTAACAGTTGGCGAGCCTCCTACATCAAAAGGCTATACACCTTCAGTTTTTGGTCTTTTGCCTAAACTTTTAGAAAGAGCAGGCACAACAGAGGGTGAAGGCTCTATTACAGGGCTTTACACAGTTTTATCAGAGGGTGATGATATGAATGACCCTATTGCAGATACTGTCCGCTCTATTATTGATGGTCATATTGTTTTAGATAGAAGTCTGGGAGCAAAAAATCATTTTCCTGCAATAAATGTAATGGTGAGTGCGTCGCGTCTTATGACAGAAGTTGCTTCCCATGAGCATATTGCAATGGCTGGTAAAATCCGCGATTTAATAGCTACATATAGAGAAGCAGAAGATTTAATTAATATTGGTGCATATTCCAAAGGCTCTAATCCTAAAATTGATGAGGCAATAGCGAAAAATAATGCAGTAAACAGCTTTTTAAAACAGGGTAAAAATGAAAAATTTACTATGGAAGAAACACTTGGCATTATGCAGTCAATATCTGGAAAAGTATAAAATAATATATGAATAAAAAATTTAAACTTGAAAAAGTATTAGAATTAAGAGAAAAAGCCCTTGAAAGAGAAAAAATAACATTGGCAGATTTACAGTTAAAAGAAAAGCAGGCTTATGAAGAGATGTATGCTGTTATGGAAGATATAAAAGCAAAAAATATTGAGCTGGAGCAGGATAGAGCAAAGGGTATATTTGATTTTATAGAAATGTATAATAAATATATCGCTGTAAGGCAGGATGATTTAGCACTATGCGAAGCAAAAGTGCAGGCGGCAGTAAGAGAAACTGCAAAACAAAAAGAAGTATTAAAAAAGCATTAAATGATGTAAAGGTAATGGAAAAATTAAAAGAAAAACATTTGCTTGATTATGCTGAATATGTAAAAAAACAGGAAATGATGCAGATAGATGAAATAAATATCACAAGAGGATATAAAGAAGAATAAGGAGCAGAAGTATGAAAAAAATATTTATATTATGCCTGATATTTTTATCTGCTTTAAGTGCAGCTTATGCAGATGAGCAGAATAATAAAGTAATAGATACAACCACAATATTAAAAGAATTAAGAGAGAAAGAAAGAAATCTAAATATCCGCGAAGCAGATTTAAATGCAAAAGAGGCAAGGCTTAATGCTATGGAGCAGGACCTTCTTTCAAGAGAAAGCGATATTAAAAAGATAAGAGATGAAGTTTCATCTCAGCTTAAATCATTAAGCGAGCAGCAGAATAAAGAACTTGATAACCTTGTAAAAATATATTCCACATCAAAACCAAAATCTGTTGCTAATATTATTACTACAATGGAGATTGATACTGCTGTTGCAATTTTCAGCAGAATGACACCAAATGTGGCTGGTAAGCTTTTAAATGAGCTTGGCAAATCAAACCCAGAATATGCTTCTAAAATGGCAGAAAGGCTTACATATCAGCCAGTTTTTGGTGATGATAAAAGAAAACCTCAATAGAAATATTTTATGAATGTGTCATTTTCACCTACAATTTGCGAAGATTTTCTAAAAAATTTAGGCTCTAATGCAGATTATGAAATTTTAAGGCAGGCAGCAGAAAGAATGGGGGTGCCATCATTAGAGGAGAATGCCTGCACAGCTGTTACTAATATAGTTTCTATAAAACAGCCTGCAAAAAGTATAGATATTGGCTGCGGTATAGGGGTATCAAGCCTTGCAGTATTAAAAGGGTATCCAAATACAAATCTTACTGCAGTTGACGGCAATTTAGAAAGAGGGCTTTTTTTTCAAAACTATTTTAGAGATTATAAAAATGTATCATACTATCAAATGCGTGGAGAGCAGTTTTTAAAAACAACTGATGAAAAATATGACTTTGCATTTATTGATACAGTAAAAAGAGAATATTCTGGTATTTGGCAGCTTTTAAGACCAAGGCTTAATAAAAATGCCTGTGTTATTTTTGATGATATATTAATATACGGCTATGTAATGTGTCAGGAATGCGAAACGCCGTATAAATATCAGTCAAACAGGCGGGAAGTATTAAACTTTATATATGAAATATTTGAAGATGCCACACTTAACACTCAACTCATACCTGTAAATGGCGGTATGCTTTGTATATCTTTAAAATAATAAAATATACTGTTTAATTTTAATTTATAATAGATATAAGAAAGGCGGAATTTAAATTCCGCCTGTATTTTATTATATTAATTAAAACTATTGTAAGATTTAGTTTACAGAAAAAGGTTTTTGTATTGCATTTTCAAGTGGAGTTGTGCTGTCATTTTTCTTTTGCATTATAACAGTAGTTTTTGCATCAACAGTTATTATGCCCATTCTCATAGCATTAACAGATTTACCAACTAATGTTAAATCTATCCTTACAGAGCCATCATCTAATACTGATAAACTGTATGGACTATTTGGAAAGTCTAAAGGCTGTGCTGATGGCTTATTATTATCTGCATCATAATTCCAACCCTTTACTCCTTTTCCAGATAAACCTGTTGTTTCATAATATTCTGTAAATTGATACTTGTCGGCAGGTGCAAAAGTGTCCATTATTTGTCCTGCCAGCTGAACTCTTGAAGACATCTTTAATTTATTATTTTCTATGGATACAACAGCAATACCATCTAAAAGCTCAGCTATTCCTTTCTGAGGATTACCATCATTATCTTCAGTTGGGCATTGGTTTTTCATATTAATATCAATTATGTCAGGATATAATTCTTTAGCTTTGGCACAGTCATTTGATATATACATTAAATCTGCCATGCCTACTATCGTTTCATTATTTCCTTTTGCATTTGTAACTTGTGTTCCAAAAAAAGTAATTTCATAAGTTCCTGTAAGCTCTTTGCTATAATCAAGTGTAGTATTGCCACCTTCAGTTCCAGTGCTGCTGTTTCCACTGTTATTGTCAGAATCTTCTGAACAGCCAGTAATAATAAAAGCGGCTAACATACATGATAAAATAATAAATAAAGACTTTTTCATATCCTTACCTCCTAAAAAAATTTTTCTGATTATATCAGGGGGGGGAAATGTCAAGTATTATTTAAGGGTTATAAATAAAATTGATAATTATTGCAGCTTATACTGCATAAATTCTTTATTGTGTTTAGAATAGACAGTGTGTAGATTAATATAAAAACTGTTACAGTTATGTCTTACTGAGCCTTTTAGGCGAAGTATCTAGAATGTAAAACTGCAACGGTCTTAAAACAGCATTGATAATTGTTGAAACATATACTGTATAGATTATTCGCGATGCTCATAATGACAAATGGGGTTAAACAAAAATTTTAGATTAATCCACTAAATAAATTTTTTTCCTGTAAAAATGTAAATCCATTTTTTAGTTTTCTATATCTATTAAATTAAATTTCAACCTTATATATAATAAACAGGGGCATAAAGCCCCTGCAATACAGAGCGAGTTAAATTGTTTCGTTTACTAATTGTTTTTGAGATTGCCTGACCTTAGTTAATAAATTTAAATAAAGGTCTGAAGGATACTGCCCAATAACATGGTCCGTTTCTGTATTGACTATCTGCAAAACTGATATTTGAGTATTTTCATCAATATAATGATTTCTTTCAACATACTCTTTTCTTAAATCTTCTACCAGTTTTGATAATGCTTCTTTTTGATAATCAACATTATCTGGGTTATTCCCACTTGTCTTATCAGCAGTTTGAGCATGAAAGATGGCTGTATCTTCCTGCATACTATTGTCATTTGATACTGTGCTTTCTGCACTTGTATTAATAGCAGCATTATTTTGTGCTGTCAGACTTGCTTTATCTTTTTTTTGCGGAGCATTATTAGGCGTAGATGTTACTGCGGTTTGTCCGCTTATAATGTTTATCATATTCTACCGCCTTTAATAAGCGTATATGCTTATTTATTAATGCAAAAAAATTGTCCTTATAATATGAGACTTGATTCGCATTTGTGCATCCATGCTTTTTCTGCCCTTTAATATTTACGCACAGGCAGTTAAAGTGTTTTTTGAGATTATTTCTCTAAAATTTAGGTATGGTGCTAATATAGACTGGTGTTGTTCACCTGGACATAGATAGTCTTAAATCTTCCCTGTATTCAAGGACATCGTCACTTATAAAAGTGTATTAGCCTGCTTCCATGCAGCCAAAGGCATAAATCCATCTAAGCCATATACCTAAAGTATCATTGTTTAAACCAGACCCTCGCTCCAAAGCCTGCAATATTTACAAAAAAAGCCAAGAGAATATTATATATCCCTTGGCTTACTTATTGCAATACCTTAAACAACTTTACAATTTAAATTATATAAAAATATGTATAAAAGTCAAGAATATTAAAAAATATTTTGCAATTTTTTTATTTTATTATAATAATACTAAAATTATATTATTTTGGAGAGCATAATGGGGTTTTTTGATATTTTTAAAGTTAAAGATATTAATGGAGAGCTTGAAAAAGCAAAAACTATTGAAGGAAGTGTTATATTGGATGTCCGCACTGTTTCAGAATATAAAGGCGGTCATATCCCTAAAAGCATTAATATTCCAGTTGATGAAATAAGTAAAGTCTCTGTCAAATATCAAGATAAAGCAACGCCGTTTTTTGTTTACTGTTTGAGTGGTGCAAGAAGTGCTGGTGCTGTTAGGATAATGAATCAAATGGGCTATGAGAATGTTGTAGATATGGGCGGCATATCACGCTATTATGGAGAGATTGAACACTAAAATTTTTCTAAAATGGTAATTATTTCTTCACAGCTTTTATCTGTATTTATATCTAATATTTTTAGCCGTGAAACATGACCTGATGATATTGTAACATCAGATTTTGGTATATTTAAAAGTTTTGAAAATATTTTAATAATTTCACTGTTTGCTGCACCATCTACTGGTGGTGCTGTTATTTTTATTTTTGGCAGTCCGTCATAAAGCCCTGCATAGCCTGATTTTTTAGAATTTGGCTGTATATATACTTTAATTTTCATAATAATATCCTTATATGTTTTATTTCAAAATTCGTTTATGCTCACTAAAGAAGTCTTATCCTAAGGATTATATGTCATTCTGAGCATAGCGAAGAATCTAGAATATACAAATTTCTACTGCCAGCATCAAATTAGAGTGTGATAATTATATGCAGTATTTACAATCTAGTTCCTTCGCCTGTCTGTCAGGCTCAGGAAGACATATTTTAGTATTTCAAAAATTTATGCAGTATAAAAATGTTACTTCATTAAAAAATATACAAAGTTAAATAAAGCTCTCATACACTTCAACTTATGTCTTACTGAGCCTGAAAGGCGAAGTATCTAAAAAACAGATACTTTAAATATATCATATACTATTGCAATATATATAATTTAGATTTTTCGCTATGCTTAAAATGACAATATATTAATTATTATAATAACTATATGTAGTTTAATATAATGACT
Proteins encoded in this window:
- a CDS encoding FliH/SctL family protein, which produces MSSKVIKEDRSEGVFKMREFATVERGERDYNLRSFADDEELSVQDMFSDTGEDEPDTIEEYEDEITEKDYWPPSRLAKAEDGIVGEKVDLPAGKLGQGFVEAPMFSDGFDNEPKSQAVVHSRNTEREEDDLPAEDIPLMQKVSDDNMPHIENSGSSIVLNDEFIPNPEMSPLISESELAALKNELTSYKEQIESYKAHAEEMEALKLTVEKALMERDKQLDTANAELETLKNTMPEQLAAAKEEGRQEGFEQARVEFEKQYEAEKSDYMAKLDVFYQDALSKIEEVKSAVDAIDEQIPATVIGFVKTLIGQERKINDSFALNIIKQNLSRLHEFRDIKFKVNPEDVEITKAGLPDYEVIGDVSVAKGAVIVDSKSGEIALNVDTMINDLEKEINAQLTAAKSSQT
- the fliI gene encoding flagellar protein export ATPase FliI, translating into MRNLQLLKAVKPKTKIILTGRVTKIAGLVVEADGPLISIGSRCTIRTVTGTDIYAEIIGFRDDRVVLMPYGENEGIAPGSIVSEVSDGNKVFVGESLLGRVLDGFGNPMDGKGPLIDVHPVPISAAPPPPLLRRVIKTPISTGVKAIDGLLTSGSGQRVGIFAGSGVGKSVLLGMIARNTSAQVNVIALIGERGREVREFIERDLGEEGLKRSVVVVATSDQSALVRRLGAFVSTAIAEYFRDKGKEVMLMMDSVTRFAMAQREIGLTVGEPPTSKGYTPSVFGLLPKLLERAGTTEGEGSITGLYTVLSEGDDMNDPIADTVRSIIDGHIVLDRSLGAKNHFPAINVMVSASRLMTEVASHEHIAMAGKIRDLIATYREAEDLINIGAYSKGSNPKIDEAIAKNNAVNSFLKQGKNEKFTMEETLGIMQSISGKV
- a CDS encoding MotE family protein; this translates as MKKIFILCLIFLSALSAAYADEQNNKVIDTTTILKELREKERNLNIREADLNAKEARLNAMEQDLLSRESDIKKIRDEVSSQLKSLSEQQNKELDNLVKIYSTSKPKSVANIITTMEIDTAVAIFSRMTPNVAGKLLNELGKSNPEYASKMAERLTYQPVFGDDKRKPQ
- a CDS encoding O-methyltransferase; translation: MNVSFSPTICEDFLKNLGSNADYEILRQAAERMGVPSLEENACTAVTNIVSIKQPAKSIDIGCGIGVSSLAVLKGYPNTNLTAVDGNLERGLFFQNYFRDYKNVSYYQMRGEQFLKTTDEKYDFAFIDTVKREYSGIWQLLRPRLNKNACVIFDDILIYGYVMCQECETPYKYQSNRREVLNFIYEIFEDATLNTQLIPVNGGMLCISLK
- a CDS encoding flagellar protein FlaG, producing MINIISGQTAVTSTPNNAPQKKDKASLTAQNNAAINTSAESTVSNDNSMQEDTAIFHAQTADKTSGNNPDNVDYQKEALSKLVEDLRKEYVERNHYIDENTQISVLQIVNTETDHVIGQYPSDLYLNLLTKVRQSQKQLVNETI
- a CDS encoding rhodanese-like domain-containing protein; translated protein: MGFFDIFKVKDINGELEKAKTIEGSVILDVRTVSEYKGGHIPKSINIPVDEISKVSVKYQDKATPFFVYCLSGARSAGAVRIMNQMGYENVVDMGGISRYYGEIEH
- a CDS encoding DUF167 domain-containing protein, encoding MKIKVYIQPNSKKSGYAGLYDGLPKIKITAPPVDGAANSEIIKIFSKLLNIPKSDVTISSGHVSRLKILDINTDKSCEEIITILEKF